GAGTAATGCCAGGTGAGAGGGCATGGTGGCTGCTGTTTGGAGATGACATGGGAAACAGCCTAATTCCTGATCTAAATGCTCTCTCCGATGCTTGATTTGGTGCCAGTTCAGACTGCCATTTTTTCTTAAGGCCTGAAGCAATGTAAAACATTGAGTGGCCTTTTTTGGATGCAGAAAGGAGCATCCAATGCCTCATTTTTTGATGGCAAACAGTGGCATTAACTGCCCTTTTGTAACTAAATACTGTGATGGCAAACATGTGGCATTAGCTGGGTTTTAGTGCTTTTCAAAATTTAGTTAACTTCTGTCGGTTAGCAAAGTTTAGTCTAATTCAGTTAATGCTctccaaaattcagttaacttctaTCAGTTAGCAAAGTTTAGTTTAATTCAGTTAATGCTTTCCAAAATTCAGTCAAGTTAGCAAAGTTCAGTTAGTATAGTTCAATACACTTGTAgtccaaaattcagttaacttctgTTGAAATGTTTAATGAAGTTAAACTTAAAATTTTTAACTTCCTACAACAAACTGAATGTAGTTAGATGCAATTATTTGGCCTACAGATAACTGAATATAGTGTAAGGAAAAAAGAATAAATTTTTTTTTGGCCTGGGTCTTGAACCCAGGACCATGGTTTCCTAAGCTAGAAGCAATgccagtggagtagtactagtggtTTGGTGTATTTGCCGCCACTGCCATACTGATAGTGATTTTTCCGAGCGGGCGATGATTCAGTTTTCACACCTGTCTTAAAGATGGCAACCCACTGCTCTCGTTGCCCACTACCCACTTCCCTCGTCTCCTTGTTCCTTGTGCTACCCACCTCCATCTCATCGCCACCAAAGAAAACCCTCGCCGAGCTCCACGCCACCGCCGACGCCATGGACGACAACCTCGGATGGTAGAGGGCCATTGAAGATCTGGCCGGCGACGACGAGGCGGCGCAGGCGGAGCTGCAGGAGATCACGCGCTGGTTCCTGAGCATTCAGATGATGAGGAACCACGCGCGCGACCTCATCAAAGTAATGACAAATGACGAGAAGCTTCGCGCCATGCCCAGCGGCCTGTACGGCATCGTCGGCGTCCATTCGGTGAAGATCCTGTAGTTCTCCATGGGGGAGACGCGGCCGGATGATCAGGACCAGCGCGCGCTGGTGGATGTACCGGTCCGCCAAGGCGCCACCACAGTAGCCAGATCCGAACCGTGTCGCCTCTAGGGCGGAGCGCGTCCGCGGCGTCGTCCTTGCCATCCCCGCACCAATCAACACGGCGTACTGGGACAGGTTCAAGCCTGACCTCCTCCTTCCTGACGACGTCTCGGACGCAGATTCATCATCGAACTCTGAGCACGCGCACCTCGACTTTGACACGGACTCTGGCTACGACCCGGAGACCAAGTCGTCTGAAGAGTGGGAGGTGGACGTCATCGTCCTCTTTGACGATGAGCCGGAGGAGGTGCAGATCGCACCATGGGCTGTGAACCTGCCCATCGACGTGGACGGGCTGCCAGATGTGCCTGACTTCATCGTTGTCAAGAAAGAGGAGGCGGACGAGGCGGACAAGGTGCCTGTGCAGGAAGAAGTGGCCggcaggaagaggaagaagaatgcaagcaaCAAGAGGCCTACAGATGGGGTGGTGCGCCACTTCGACCGGCTGAAGATGTTGAAGGAGAACTAAAGCAGAAGCAGGATGATGCAGGAGCTGAAGATGAACTAAAGCACAAGCAGGAGCTGAAGAAGACATTAGGTATGCTGGTATAGTAGAGCAACATATAAGCCAAATATTTTGGCAATGTTGTTTAGGTGTGCTCATACATGTAGAGCATATAAGTTATTTTATGATGCTATGGTGCTGTTAAGTATGATGGTGAACTAAGATGTTGAACTATGATGCTATGGTATGTTATCCTTATGCTAAGCTATCCAACACtgtagttagttagttagttatgAATGTTGTGGTCAGTTATGAATTTGAATGTCTGCATGTGGCCTAGTAATGCAACATGAGATGCCATGAGTAGGGTCCATATGCAATAATGTGCTGCAACCAATTTCCCAAAATAGATATGAGCAATGAGTATGGTCCATATGGGGCACATATTCAGTTAAGTACTGTCAGTTATCTGAAATTTAGTGCACTGAGACAAATTCAGTTATCTTCTGACTTTTAAACAAGATTTGAGTTAACTTTGTGCACTCAGTTCACATTGAAGTACCAATTCAGTACACAATTCAGTTAACTATCCAAATATCAGAAGTTCAGTTAACTGTGAAAATGTTCACATAACTATGGAAGTTCAGTTAACTGTCACAATTACAGTTAACTTTGGAAAATTCAGTTAACTCTCAAAGTACAGTTAACTGTGAAAAAAATCAGTTAACTCACTAAATAATTAATAACAACACTTCAATTCAATCAAAGCACTTAAATTGAAGTACATACTCCAATACACAAATTAGTCAAATTACCGAATAAAAATAAGTCTGGAACTTAAAGTGCAAGGTCATATTGGACCTACTACTAATGATTACATTAGACCACCATTGCATCACTCAAATTCTTCAAGCATCTCTTTTAGGATCACCAATCATGTACTCTAACTTCTTCTTCTCTTGCCCTTGGTGCCTTCCTTATGTTTGAAAAGATCACCAATACTCTAACTTCTTCTTCTCTTGCTTTAACACATtcctccccaacaccagattgtccCTCTCTTGCACCGGACTATCCCTCTCTTCCATGATATTGTCCCTCTCCTACTTCACGAGGTCCCTCTCTTTCTCTGTCTTGGCCCTCACAACTTGATGAATGTTTGTGAATGATTTGTCAGACATCTTCTTATCAAGATCTTCCTTCATGTTAGACAGAGCAAGTTGTGTGTTGCCTAGTTGGGCCAGAGCTTGCTCCTTCTCAGCCACCATTTGAGCAAAATCAACCTTAAAAAACCTCAAGTCTTTTTCCATCTTTTCCTTCTCTCTCACAACCCTAAGATTTTCTTCAGCATTAACTACATTGTCCCTCAGCCTAAGCTTGTTCTCATCTTCATACATGCCCCAGATCCTAGCTAGGCTCATCTTCAAAGGGGCAGGCCAATCAGGGCCAACCTACTCTAGATAGCTGCATTTAGGTATCTTCTACAAATTTGCAACAAAGAAAAATATTCAGTACAATGAAAAAATGTGTTAAATTCTGGTTCAACCACACTACAAATGTTCAGTTTACATGAAGAAAAGACAGTTTACTTGAGCAAAATTAGTCAACTTCCACAAATTCAGATTTACAAAACTTTAAAATGCATAAATTTTGTTAACTGACAGAAGTATACAAACAACAAGATTCAGTTAACTGACAGAAGTATAAACAACAACATAAACACTGAATCAAACTGTCAACACCATAGTAATATATGCATTTGGCTGTCAGAACTGTCAAACTTAACTAAACACTAAATCAAATCGACCAAATTAGCTACTAACCTTCTGTTCACAAGCTAGGAATCTCCTCCCACTATCCACTGAATCAAATGCCACCAGCttctcacacacacatgcatgctcaCATCTACtcactccgttccaaattactcgtcgcataaatggatgtatctaaaattaaaatacatttagatagatccatacctgtgacaagtaattcgggacggagggagtagaactcaGATATGTGGCCAGGCCGCTCCATTCCAAGCACAAGATGGTGGTAGGTAGCTAAAACAAAAGTAAACCAGCTTCATTTGCTAACTACTAATGCACAACCAAAGAAACCCCAACCCTACCAGAGATAGAGATCTAACCTGCACTTCGCTGCTGACTGACTCAGCGTCGGACGGGCTGCCAGAATCGCTCCAGGAAACCATGGCCAGGAGCTGTGCAAATGCTAGTTCAAGGGTTCAAGGGCAGGGGATGGGGGAAGGGAGCTTGCTGCCGGCGTCgacagagggggagggagagggagagggagagggagaggaaggggaAAGGGGAACAGAGGTGGGGGAACGGGAACAACAACAGTAGGTGTGTGTATTAAACCGTGAAGTAGTGCGGGTTGATTCAACGAAACGGCAGGGGCCTTTGTGCAAAAATGCAAGTGCTGACCGGTCCAAGCTCAGGACTGCCACTTGTCGATCTGTGATTCGCTCTGGACCAAATCATCACATAGGGGGTCAAGTCGTGGGAGCCATCAGTTACATTTTGCTAGTTTTGGACTAAATCATCACATCTTGTGCAAGTTCATGGACCGAGGGTGCTATTATACCTCAGTAATAATCATAAGAACAGTTTGCACTATTGGCCCAcccctgatttttttttgaaacagcTCCAAAAGGTAAACATTAAAATTTGTTTTTTCGTACACAGATGCACAGctgatttttcatgaaaatttgtaCGTTTTCGAAATATGTTTTCCATAATTCGGAGCACGCTCCTGTGTGCAGAGTCCTACGCGTTGAGACCCTGCGCTTCATGATCGTCATCACCGTCGACCCCTTTGTCCGTCTCGGTTTCGAGGGAAACACGAGTTGCCAGATCTCCCGGTACGGACTGGAGCTCCCTCTCCCATGGCTCTCTTAGCCTGACCCGACCACGACCGAGAACCGCACTAACCTCGCGCGCTCTACCTCTGTCTCTCTTTGCTTCTTGCAACCAGGATCCGCCCCTTCCCCGACCCGAATCGCGCGGAGATGGACGCCGGCGGCGCCGACCTGAGGAGCAGCATCAAGAAGTGGAAGATCATCTACCCGGTGTACCTCAACTCCAAgaagacggtggccgagggccgccGCATCGCCGCCGCCAAGGCCTGCCCCGACCCCACCTGCATCGAGATCGCCGACAGCTGCGCCTACCTCAAGATCCCTCGCGCCATTGAGGTACCCATATCGTTTCCCCCCTTTCTTTTCGTTGAAATTTTGCAGTCCGGGATTCCCCATGTTCTTCCTtagattcatatatatatatacgggCGTTGATGTTTGGACTGCTTATGGTATTATATGCAGTTGGATAAGGCATACCCGCGGGATTTCTTCCAGGTGGGGAGGGTGAGGGTGCAGCTCACCAATGATGACGGCTCCCCAGTCAACCCTGCAATCACAACAAGTAAGCGCTAAAACTGCTTATTGATCCTGGAACACCCCTTGTCTTTCATCTCTAAGCATTGTTTGATAAAGTGGAAGCTATGCAATGTAAAAAAAAAAGGTCAAGGCCATCTAATTCTATACACGCTCATACCATTTGCAAGCTATCCCAATTCCTGTTAGTGCAGCTAGTAGAGCTTTCAGGAATAGATTTCTGCTATGTCAATGTTTCCTTCGCTTTTATGAAGTAAGGTCGGTCCTCTTTAAGTCCTAAAGATGTTACTATCACGAGCTATTGTTAAAATACACACTGTTAATTCCCTGGAAGGAACTTAATTTTGGCTCCATGCAACTCTTGTTGTACTGTTTTCAAGGTTTTGTGAAATCAGTATTCCCCTGGTATGTTAAGATGTTGATTCTCCACATTTTAATGCACATCAATGATGCATGGTAGAAGAACTGTTGTTCATTTTCTACGGGACTCTCTCTTCATTTAACCAATGCGATGTTGTGGATACGAGATTACAATCTTAATCATCATAAGTTGCAAAGATTTGTTTCTTCGAGATGAGTGCTTTGGAATATAGTCGCTCCTAAGTTAATGGCAAGGAAGTCTCTTCTAAAATGAGCAGAAGATAATCTCCACAGTCCACACTAGTATGCTATAACTATGGGCCATCTTAATTAAGTATATATTCCTACCTGATTTCTCATATTGATACTATCATCTTGAATTGCTTACACATGGTTTTTGATGATTTACCCTTTTTTTTGCGGGATAAGGTTTACCCTATTGACTATTATAGTCAGGTAGTGATGCTGTGAAGTGTGATCAAGTTGTGGATCTTCAGTAAATTTAGTAGTTCAGGACAATGCAACGAACAATGTAACATTCAACGAATTCAATGTCTAGTCTTTTAATATATTCGGCTTGGCTTGATTTTTTTTTTCTGCTCTTAGTTAGACAATTTTGCCCAAGTCAGATGTGTGTGGCTGATCCATCTCAGCATCCTGACGCATATTTCCATTTTAATGGATCAACAAATAACAACACATAAGTATTACCAACATTGATTATCAAGAGTTATCTTTCTAGGAGAACTGAAGTTGCAAATATGAGTGAATAAacttactccctccttccatctatatagggcctaatacaattttcgaggctaactttgaccaaatgttagagcaataaaatatgacatgcaacttacacaaagca
This portion of the Triticum dicoccoides isolate Atlit2015 ecotype Zavitan chromosome 7A, WEW_v2.0, whole genome shotgun sequence genome encodes:
- the LOC119330363 gene encoding signal recognition particle 19 kDa protein-like is translated as MIVITVDPFVRLGFEGNTSCQISRIRPFPDPNRAEMDAGGADLRSSIKKWKIIYPVYLNSKKTVAEGRRIAAAKACPDPTCIEIADSCAYLKIPRAIELDKAYPRDFFQVGRVRVQLTNDDGSPVNPAITTKKQLMIQIAELVPKHHGRTKKQEPVAGPSVTTTNKKNKKKK